CTCTAATGTATTAATAATGTCGACTTATATTACGCCATGTATGTCACATAGTGAGACTCCTGGCACAAAAAACCCTAACTTAGCTGACATCTGGGAgccttaaaaacaaacagaaggTGAACAGCTTATTAAAAGAGATGGTTTTTTTGAGGTAGGAAGTATTCTTTCTCAGTTTGATGGACATAAATATGTTCAATCGCAGCCCAATAAATGTGTTGGAGCTTTCTAACATAACTTGTCATAACATGTAAAATCCAGCAagtacatggtacatgtacagtgtaagtgtttttttctgtctcaATAAATACATGTCCTAAGAGATCCAAGCAGTTCAAAGCACAGTAATTGTTTTACACTTGCATTGTGAtgttcaaaaacaaatataacaatcATCTTGGTTTTAACTATCATCACTTCTTTCTTTTTGACACAAAAGGAAAAGATCAAGTGGAGAGGGGTGGGGACTGCTACTTTTCAGAGTGTCAAGGtcatttgaaatttatttgGGAGAAGGCCACAATCTCAAAACCTGCAGTTCACAAatagtattttatttaaaataacaagtaTTTAACAACCCTGGCTGCCACTTTCCCAGTTGtgtcataaacttgggtgtgatcccggGCTATATGGCAGCTAATGGTTGtgtggcttttgactggcatcccgaacaaagatattgacaacgaacaaaggtattgacaaaatagggagactgccaacatagggctagatgtAGCTCAGTTGTTAGAGTGCTGGCATGTTAATCCATAGGTTGttgttcaaatcctgctcaagtcagtatttctttgttcaacccaaaactaGTATTTTATTGGGTACGTTCGATTAGCgtccctgtgtcgaccctgcggtgcgcactcgggtgagcccctgacaagagcaaATCAAACAAttactcgccctctcgtggtgaggacttgcacctcgggtcagccccaagtggcttgttccacaagcagggtacTTGGGGctacccgggtgagcccctggaatgtcgtcaaagctattcgagcgtaccgggggcagacccgGGTCGATCCaaggaagctaattgaacgcacccattatgtcTGTTGATCAAGGCCCTCCACCAATGCCAATGGCAGCATTTCTTTCTTACTCTCTCCGAATATTTCTTttggaggtacatgtaccaTTGGTCATAAATACAAAGTTATTATAGTGCCTTTACTGATGTTTTATCTTCCAGCAAGTAGAGAATTGGACTCATGAGCTGATTGCAATTGAAGATGAAGCTAAGATGATAGCTGAACTGCTGCTTTTTGTTATTGATAATTCAACACGTAGTGTGGCTTCACTAGTTGAGGCTTCATATTTATCAGgtcagaaataataataataataataataatattaagacatttgtaaaaGCGCCTATGCAAAAAGCCTCttaagagaacaataaaataaacaatgagagaaagatacaagatacaaataagcaaattacaaaaaagtagCTTTAAAATATCGCAATACTACATTGATTATCAATCTTCTACACATCTATTATGTTTAActttcaaattaaaaagaaaaagaaaacccttttgaaaagaatttgacAATACGAAGGGTGGGAAGAAGGAGCAAAATTAATTAGTTAGTGAATGAGGCAGGCTTATACAGGGGATAAATGGGGGGAAAAAGAGAAGGCAAAAAAATCAGGTTATTAATCATTTCCTTTTTGGCAACACTACTAATAGAGATATCACTGGGTGTTTCCCCAAACCTCTCTTGGAAtctgtatttcttttttaatgaataaaaaaaggttCCGCTTCAAATTATTGCCTTTACACATCGCACGGTGGTGCTGGTTATGGCATTGACGCCAGTATTTTGCAGAAAAATTAAACCTACTTTGACTTTGGGAATCTGGTATTTGCACTCAGCAAGCATACCATACaaacaacagggcccaatttcataaagcctgtaagcacaaaaatttgcttagcatgaaatttcttccttggttaaaacaagattaccaaccaaatttttgcttgatactggtattcagctgttgtttgctaaatcctgcatatcacgtggaaatttggttggtaatcctgttttaaccagggagaaatttcatgctaagcaaaattttgtgcttacaggcttcatgaaattgggccttgttaTGGCTATGGAGCGGGCAGTTATTAGTTATCAATCTCACATtgtcttgatttgttttattgaacAGGAGGAAGACGATCATTGGTGCTTGTCATGAAAGGGCTACCTACTCACGTTGATAACGAGAAAATATCAGACAAGTAAGATTTAAGAGTGTGGGTCCCCAGTTGTGGcacttatgtccttgagcaaggtatTGCTTTGTCCTTAGGATTGGCAGTAAGCAATGAGCCCCATGCATTAGAAATTGTAGTGCACATGAAAGAATTGAGAACACTTtttgtggaagagtaggggttaaccctggtgatTCTGGTTCACATcgcaaacacccttgtttaatGGTTTCATTAGGCTTGCGAGCTTTAAGTTAACTTCTAAGGCATCCCTGGTTTCATTACCTTAAAAtatgataatgataatgtaTGGTGTCATGatcgagtggttaagagcacctgaTTCAAGTTCTCGGGGTGAATTCtttggagtgtgggtttggttcccggtcttgacacttgtgtccttgagcaagatgcttcactatatttgtttctcttcacccaggggtataaatgggtacctgcgagggtagaggttgatattgtgtatgaaaaagcctttggagtgctatgattgcccaggttgtatactccggaccagggagcggagaaagattaaaggaatgttattggcccaatgacccggagtggatttcaaaaagagttaagactagtcttatctcaagttaggacgagttatgtttaacctacatgtacatctctttgtgaaattgaccccagggcactaatgtaaagggcATTGAGACAgttgttgtgaaatgcgctataagaagttgttattatttatgttgTGTCCATTATGATGATTATTATGTCCAATTGCTATCCTACATTCAGTGAGCTGAAAGATCTAAGGCACAGTCATGCTTTCCTATGCGACTTGGTAGAGAGACAATGTTGCCCAATATTTGAGGATCTCCCTGTTGCGTTACGCTGTGCTGCTAAAGTCCTTACTCGGGGTGTACATATGAGTCAACTGACTCTTGGAGATGGAGCTCAACCAGTTAAGCATGCTGACTTTAAAGTAGGAGACAAACTAAGGTAAATTCAGCATCGGTAATTATCTCACTTCTTTACCACTCTCAAACAGCACGGTCAGCAATGAGCTATAATATTTGAAGAGGGATTTTTTGTTACTGCAGTGTGAACAAAGTAAAAACTAGTTGACAGTAGGCATATCCCCGGAGGATTACCAAAATGTGAACTGAATCGCTAACGAGTGGATCTCCTAAAAGTATCGTACTGccaacaaaccaaacaaacaacttcTACAAATTAGTTAAAGGAAAGAGTGCAATTTAGCCTTCGGCCTTGTTTCAGACCTTGTTTTGTGATTTACTCTTTAAACTTTAACAATTAATGACgctttttatttctttcttcaGAAATATAAAAGAAACCTTCAGGGAATTTGACTCAACTAACAGTGGCAAAATATCTCTGAGCAATGTAAGTATATTATGTACATGgaatttgaggtattgcatggtgaggtatcaatatatatttggtttgcgctaacaccatgtgtgtatctatactTGCCAGCCTGtagattttaaaataataataataataacagtggaTATATAGCACTCGGgactcatggcgcttcaacattattacccctggtcactgggccttaaatcattccttgaaccatctctcctgctccctgtggagtatacagcctgtttTTCGCTAAATtggtagcgcactaagctaatttatcacaagaaccaactctgccctcacaggtaccaatttaccTCTGGGTGGAAAGAAGcttatggtcaagtgtcttgctcaaggacacaagcgtcacgacagggattcaaacccacactctgctagtTCGTCCTCTTATCCGCTCGGTTGCGACACTTCCATTTTATTCTTTAGCAAATAGAATATACAGATATAAAGCAagaccattacatggtgctatgtaaaagaagTAGATCTCATTCTTCAAAAGTAGTCCCAAATACCTCGCAGGAAATAtagtatgttaaagcgccttgagcgtcactgagtgacggatatgcactctatacaagaagccactgttattattatcattattattattactaatattaaaaatgttggtttgtttgtctgttttaatTGAAGGCATTCCTCGCTATTCGAGCCGTTACGGGTAAAGACCTCACATTTCCAGCTTATGATCAAATAGTAGCCAGCTGCCAAGATTCAGGAGTCAAAACACACCTGGATTTCAACGAGTTCTGTTGCCTGGTTACGGAATACAAATACTACGAACCACCAACCGACAAAGGACCATTCTCCAGACTAACTTCATCTATTTATCGTAAGTTGTTTTATATTACTGTAATTAACACAAATATCCTATgctatgtttgtttgttggaaCACAAATCTTCATAATTGGAGTTCGTATGGAACAAGGTTTAAATTCATCAAACAAGAAACAGAATATTTTAGATTTCACCTTCTTACATGTCTTGGGTTCTAATATTCAGTTTCTCATAATGAACCAATCTGCTAGTTGTTAGTTGTTCCAATCAATAAAAGATACAAATTACTACATATCTAGAATTAATAGACTCAAAGAACCACTGAATTTGTAGACATTCAAATAGAGTTGTGTCATGGCAGAGCGGTCTAGTTAACCGAACCCAATTTTTGGTGTTGCCagcagcagagtatgggttcaaatccaagtcatgacacttgtgcccttgagcaaggcacttaacctcACTTGCCTCGTAAAAAGTTTGGAAGGTAGTTCATTCTGCTCTACTAGCCAGGCTccaagtggatgatacccaagtttaccctgtttcagccccaggagtaggtgacaaTGTGCCCCTTGGTGGTAGTTGATTTTGGTCAACAGCCCTGAGCAGTTACAGTGTAACCCTCACTATGAAATGGCCATTCCACTTTTTTAATGTTAGGTACATTGTAATAtctcataaacaaaacaatgacaaaaataTCACCTTCAATAACTCCTTTCAACCATTATACTTACTAACTtgcgcttgcctctcaccaaggtgaccctggttcgaaacccggtcggggccatatgtgagttgagttgtgcgatGGTTCTTTGCTGTGCcatgagggttttccagaccatccgatTTTCCTCCCTCGGCAAAAACCAAACACTGTGCTCCGTGGtgataatgggttgatgtggttggctgccaaaggcgcccttgcatgcctgcttctcgaacacgtggTAGCCGCATCCTTCACAATTcggctgcgagtaaggatgattaacCTCCCAAATTATTGTTATCTGTAATGACTGGTTTCCATATTAATGCTGATTGTGATACATTGATTAGGTTGGTTAAGTACATTCAAGAAGCCGTCCACTCCTAAGGAGATTGTTGAGATTAAGACTGAAGTATTTTTAGGAGGAACCTGTCTACATACATCATGGAGGGAAGACATTGCTATCCCAATACTTCAGTAAGTTCATTTCACAAATAAAGAAGAAGAATCAAAAATGGTTGGGTTCTGTCaacagatggattgcacatgacgccattgaccgccatctttgatgaaacgtgcacgcatGAAAGAatgtcattggctgagagttgtgcgcagcgcaTACTCGTGTGCACTTTGCCAAtatgtttatcatcaaatatggcggtcgatgacgctatgtgcaatccatctatagttAGACTAGTCGATACtcgacatacatgtatttatttaatttcacaTGAAGACTCTATCTACTGAACAACAAGTACATgagaaaattgaatttgacattcCCCTTCCTCTTTAAAAACAACATAAGATGCACATGTCTTGATGTATTTATGTATGAGCTGTACCCATAGAGTtaaatataagaactagagggcgcacaaGCCTAAATACGCTGAccgttttgtaagttgacaaaacagcatcgcatacatgtagcattttCATAGCACACACACGTGTTCAAAATTAATCTTACaaaatggcgcgcgtgtctccttgcggttcCTGTTGCGTTTGTGCATgtagcatcaccagtgcgccctctagttcttatatataactctatggctgTACCATTACACAAGCCAAGTCACATTGACTTGATCATTGTTACACCACACGACACTATTGagtgaaaacatttaaaaagatcGCATGAACATAAAGAAATAAGCCAATTGCACGTCAAATTGCTACCAACAGATCCAtgatatttatttggttttactctgacattaatgtgtgttagcactggacactcagtactttccccttacaccaatgtgtgttagcactggacactcagtactttccccttacaccaatgtgtgttagcactggacactcagtactttcccgagttctgtgaaaagaaatcacagaaatattacttgggtgggattcaaacccacgacccttgcaattctagagcagtgtcttaccaactagaccaccgagattgcccggtagctagaggcagtttaaattcTATATTTTAGCGGTGGGTACTGCAATGATtttcaatagatgttaaatttaacatctaataacaaaataaaagataCAATGATGTTATCTTTATTCAATCCGTCATATTGTACCACAGCTGGGAACCAAACATTCTTTGTGATGGTGACGTCATTAACGATGCCATGACAGTCCATGGTCTTGTGTAGGTGTAGAGTGTCAATGCACTGGGTCTATTGTCACCATTGGAATACAAATAGTTACAGTCATCACATCTATAATCAAATCATGTATTTCCTTCCTCATTGGGTTAACAgattaaagcctggttcatacttcctacaaatgcgaatgcaaaacgaaaattgacgtcacaaattcgcaaccaATACTTCTcaacagttgaaatgtgttcaactcctgcgaaccATTTGCTGCGAAAAAAgggctgtgatgtcaaaattcgccCTTGCATTCGCGAGAAGTATAGATCTTTGTAGGATGATTCCTGTCCAGTAAAAGCAAGCCATCCACACTGAGataaatgaatgaaaacattATCAGAACATTTCTTTTTTCCCACAATTTATTTAAACTTGGCTAAAATTCAGTTGGAAGATGACTCTAGACAAGCAAACACACGTACATGTTTTTCAACCCTGGTATCCAGGACAtctcatttttattattattattgttttgatgtttctATTTGTTGTGTACACAAAAGTTAAGCAAGGACGTCCTTGCTCTAGTAAAATACCCACAGctcttttgttaaaggcagtggacactattggtaactatcaaagactagccttcacagttggtgtatctcagcatatgcataaaataacaaatctgtgaaagtttgagctcaatcggtcttctaacttgcgagataataatgaaagaaaaaaacacccttgtcacacgaagttgtgtgcgtttagatagttgatttcgagacctcaagttctaaatctgaggtctcgaaaacaaatttgtcgaaaattacttatttcttgaaaactatggcacttcagagggagtcgtttctcacaatgttttataccatcaacctctccccattactcttcaccaagtaaggttttatgctaataattattttgagtaattaccaatagtgtgcactgcctttaaagtcctCATTTCCAAAGGGTCAAACAGAACATAAGCCACAGAGCACTCTTGGCTTGAAAATCaatatacactgtacatgtataagcagTGGCTATTCCAAAATTAATGGTACATGTAAACTGATTTGATTGACTGATCTTGACTGATTTCCCTTTATGATTGATTCATTTCTAGACAACACAACTTGACCTACTTCAATCCTTTAGTATCTGATTGGAACATGGGTAATATCCCATTAGAAGCCAAAGCTAAAGAAACCTCACTATATCTGCTGTTTGTTATCTCTGCTACATCTAGAGGAATAGCGTCCATGATTGAGGTGAGATCATCTGACTACATGGAAATCTAATAGGCACTGTAATGAGTGGAGATACGTTTTATTTGTGGTATCTCATCCAtcaagcactggacactataagtaattactcaaaataattgttagcataaaaaattacttggttacgagcaaaggagagctgttgatagtataaaacattgtgagaaatggctccctttgaagtaatgtagtttttgagaaaggggtaatttctctctcaaatataaaaagactttaggcctgaagccaactacatgtaggtctgtATCGGTCATGTAAGACCTTGCATGGTCTCAAGATCCTGCCATTTAATTAGACCCCATCACCACTCTGTTATTCCcctgcgtttgattagcttccctgggcgACCCCGCGGTGAGCACAAGCAGGGcatcacttggggctgacccggctgagcccctggaatgaggtcaaagctattcaaacgtaccgggggtagaccggggtcgacccgggcaagcttatcgaacgcacccacagtgtCTGGAGTGTCATCAGAAATTATAAAAGCAAACTTCCCCACAATGGCTAGTTTAGCAATGCTGgttttcttatttcaaattCACTGTTGCAGTACATTCATCATGGATAATGGCTGACAACATGTTGGGAGATTTTATATTTGCAATTTGCAGGGGATATCTGCACTGGCGCCTGCAGCCTTATGCTTACCTAATACAGAGTTAGTCTAAGGTGTTCTGAACCTGTGCCACAGTCCACGGATTCCATGTACAAAGGTATAGCAATAGTCAACCAGGAATAGGGAACTGGTATAACTTTACTTCCTTTGATGTATGTGTTTTGACCAGGTTGCTCACTACATTGGTCAAGGACGTAAAGTTGTACTGTGTATAGAGAACATGGTGCATGGAGTATGTGTGTATGATGAAAAGGTAAGTACTCTTGTAACATGATACAGTCATTTataattgttgcacgctgtgacggggtccatggcgttttgtacacccgagagggaaaatggcacccgacgcgaagccgagggtgccattttccccagagggtgtacaaaacccatgtaccccaaatcacagcgtgcaacaatttttgtgttataccttggtaacattattattcctcttTTCAAAGTTATCTTGTCATATTCAAAGATTATTTATAGtatagtttaataagcagacgaacagttgttcaataagaaaacaattcttcactgttccctcgaacccgcggctGTTTCGTACTAAGCGCTGGAAATCAACCAACGCTGGGAATGATCAAGGTAATGTTAACCGGTTAACATCATTCATGTTACTCGCCGCGCTGTGCAGCCGTGGTGCATGCGTATTTGTTGTCCGgaacgtgattggttctcgaccaatcaaacttcacagtttgttaccgaggtataacaattttTGATGATAGCTTATAAAGCAAGCAGCATTCCTTCCTTCATCAGGAATGCATAGGCTTGGGGATCAAACATCAACGATAGTTTATTTAGTAGCAATTTAAAatcatcattcataaatacgttattcgctattcctattggtggagagcgcgtcac
This sequence is a window from Asterias rubens chromosome 19, eAstRub1.3, whole genome shotgun sequence. Protein-coding genes within it:
- the LOC117302895 gene encoding uncharacterized protein LOC117302895, which produces MSFFRTCGVPGGTAEWSGSSSDVSQDVVSDWHNGSMQVYGSVTRRYLTVFNKFDNGCGKLDRKELIRAVNYLKVFPSRSQVYSMLRCGRECSGRDSEDWITLGEFCVFAAEFEEYYQQQSCLNVETPVTADPRYNHTGPTLHSQTASMPPFKVFLGGSCNPTTWRKDIAIPHLNKVNLSYYNPQVENWTHELIAIEDEAKMIAELLLFVIDNSTRSVASLVEASYLSGGRRSLVLVMKGLPTHVDNEKISDNELKDLRHSHAFLCDLVERQCCPIFEDLPVALRCAAKVLTRGVHMSQLTLGDGAQPVKHADFKVGDKLRNIKETFREFDSTNSGKISLSNAFLAIRAVTGKDLTFPAYDQIVASCQDSGVKTHLDFNEFCCLVTEYKYYEPPTDKGPFSRLTSSIYRWLSTFKKPSTPKEIVEIKTEVFLGGTCLHTSWREDIAIPILQQHNLTYFNPLVSDWNMGNIPLEAKAKETSLYLLFVISATSRGIASMIEVAHYIGQGRKVVLCIENMVHGVCVYDEKLSERAVRDYNRARCYLADLAIRQGVPFFNDIHKAMEALVGKLLVEHQVNNAQ